The Microbacterium sp. KUDC0406 genome includes a window with the following:
- a CDS encoding MMPL family transporter: MSTLLSSLGRWSYRHPWRVLVSWLLVLGIAGGGAVVLGAGTDNTFSIPGTESQSGLEQLSRTFPEVSGTNAQFIVVAAEGDKVTDDPYKSDIEQAVSDLEDVDGVLAVTSPYDENIDGMVSDDDSAAIVRLQFEGQATDVTPEAKAELEGIVHDLRDELPNGSDTALGGDLFAMSIPTVTLTEAVGLIIALLVLIVTFRSFVVAGLPLATALLGVGISMAGIFAATAFATVSSTTPLLALMLGLAVGIDYALFIVARHQDQVRAGVEPEESAARSVGTAGSAVVFAGVTVLIALIGLGFAGIPFLTTMGIAASVAVAIAVAIAVTLTPAFLGFLKGRVAGRAPRVKKVAKADVTDAEDVSSRSARSTTGKRSFSQRWVGGVTKHPVIVSIAVVLGLGIVAVPALSLNLALPNAGQLPQDSEARVNYDLTADHFGPGFNGPLILTGTIVTSKDPLNLMQDLGDEVAGLPGVAEVPLATPNATADTGIVQVVPTTAPDDPATADLVRELRSHHDEWLDEYGIDLKVTGFTAVAIDISDQLGAALLPFGIFVIGLSLILLAIVFRSIWVPVTAALGYLLSIVAAFGVVAAVFEWGWFADLLHVARTGPIISFMPIVLMGVLFGLAMDYQVFLVSRMREDYVHDPARKDASTRRDAAIRAVRTGFTGSAKVVTAAALIMFAVFVAFVPEGDSSLKPIALGLASGIAIDAFLVRMTLIPALMAILGDHAWRIPRWMERILPHVDIEGEAVERERALVSWPGDDSVVAADGLTVAAPAVEDVTMRLAPNGAFIATGADARALRALALTVAGRVKPDAGRLRVTGHLLPGRAAWVRRHVGCVIVDDAASAPHELAAALRGGTDLVVIDGVDRLSGADRDQVAAALRDSDAAVFATAADPYAAKALLSDAGRAEASVLDLREPATRTASDSPTETTEVTA, from the coding sequence GTGTCCACTCTGCTGTCCTCGCTCGGACGCTGGTCGTACCGCCACCCGTGGCGAGTGCTGGTCTCCTGGCTTCTCGTGCTCGGCATCGCCGGCGGCGGCGCCGTGGTGCTCGGCGCCGGCACCGACAACACCTTCTCGATCCCCGGCACCGAGTCGCAGTCCGGTCTCGAGCAGCTCTCCCGCACCTTCCCCGAGGTCAGCGGCACGAACGCGCAGTTCATCGTGGTCGCCGCAGAAGGCGACAAGGTCACGGACGACCCGTACAAGAGCGACATCGAGCAGGCGGTCTCAGACCTCGAGGATGTCGACGGCGTGCTCGCCGTCACCTCGCCCTACGACGAGAACATCGACGGCATGGTCAGCGACGACGACAGCGCGGCGATCGTCCGGCTGCAGTTCGAGGGCCAGGCCACCGACGTCACGCCCGAGGCCAAGGCCGAACTCGAGGGCATCGTGCACGATCTGCGCGACGAACTGCCGAACGGGTCCGACACGGCCCTCGGCGGTGATCTGTTCGCGATGTCGATCCCCACCGTCACGCTGACCGAGGCCGTCGGCCTGATCATCGCGCTGCTCGTGCTGATCGTCACGTTCCGCTCGTTCGTCGTCGCGGGACTCCCGCTGGCCACCGCGCTCCTGGGCGTCGGCATCTCGATGGCCGGCATCTTCGCCGCCACCGCGTTCGCCACGGTGTCGTCCACCACGCCGCTGCTGGCGCTCATGCTCGGTCTCGCTGTCGGCATCGACTACGCGCTGTTCATCGTCGCCCGACACCAGGACCAGGTCAGAGCCGGCGTCGAACCGGAGGAGTCCGCGGCGCGCTCGGTCGGCACGGCCGGCTCGGCCGTCGTGTTCGCCGGCGTCACGGTGCTGATCGCCCTGATCGGGCTCGGCTTCGCCGGCATCCCGTTCCTCACCACGATGGGAATCGCGGCATCCGTCGCCGTCGCGATCGCCGTGGCGATCGCCGTGACCCTCACCCCCGCCTTCCTGGGCTTCCTCAAGGGGCGGGTCGCCGGGCGCGCGCCGCGCGTGAAGAAGGTCGCTAAGGCGGATGTCACGGACGCTGAAGACGTTTCGTCTCGCTCCGCTCGCTCAACGACCGGGAAGCGGAGCTTCTCGCAGCGCTGGGTGGGCGGTGTCACGAAGCATCCGGTGATCGTGTCGATCGCCGTCGTGCTGGGTCTGGGCATCGTCGCGGTGCCCGCGCTGAGCCTGAACCTCGCCCTGCCGAACGCCGGCCAGCTGCCACAGGACTCCGAGGCACGGGTGAACTACGACCTCACCGCCGACCACTTCGGCCCCGGCTTCAACGGTCCGCTGATCCTGACCGGCACGATCGTGACCTCGAAGGATCCGCTGAACCTCATGCAGGACCTCGGCGACGAGGTCGCCGGTCTGCCCGGCGTCGCCGAGGTGCCGCTGGCAACCCCGAACGCCACCGCCGACACCGGGATCGTGCAGGTCGTGCCGACCACCGCACCGGATGACCCGGCGACCGCCGACCTGGTGCGCGAGCTGCGCTCGCACCACGACGAATGGCTCGACGAGTACGGCATCGATCTGAAGGTGACCGGTTTCACGGCCGTCGCGATCGACATCTCCGACCAGCTCGGTGCGGCCCTGCTGCCGTTCGGGATCTTCGTGATCGGTCTGTCGCTGATCCTGCTGGCGATCGTGTTCCGCTCGATCTGGGTGCCCGTCACGGCCGCCCTCGGGTACCTGCTCTCGATCGTCGCCGCCTTCGGCGTGGTGGCCGCGGTGTTCGAGTGGGGCTGGTTCGCCGACCTGCTGCACGTCGCGCGCACCGGCCCGATCATCTCGTTCATGCCGATCGTGCTGATGGGCGTCCTGTTCGGCCTGGCGATGGACTACCAGGTGTTCCTCGTCTCCCGTATGCGGGAGGACTACGTGCACGACCCGGCCAGGAAGGATGCGTCGACCCGGCGCGATGCCGCGATCCGCGCCGTCCGCACCGGCTTCACGGGATCGGCGAAGGTCGTGACCGCCGCCGCACTGATCATGTTCGCCGTGTTCGTCGCATTCGTGCCGGAGGGCGATTCGTCGCTGAAACCGATCGCCCTGGGCCTCGCTTCCGGCATCGCGATCGACGCGTTCCTGGTGCGCATGACACTCATCCCCGCCCTGATGGCGATCCTCGGCGACCACGCCTGGCGCATCCCGCGCTGGATGGAGCGCATCCTTCCGCACGTCGACATCGAGGGCGAGGCCGTCGAGCGCGAGCGAGCGCTGGTGTCCTGGCCCGGCGACGACAGCGTCGTCGCGGCGGACGGACTCACCGTGGCCGCGCCCGCCGTCGAGGACGTCACCATGCGACTCGCACCGAACGGTGCGTTCATCGCGACCGGAGCGGATGCCCGCGCGCTGCGCGCCCTCGCGCTGACCGTCGCCGGCCGGGTGAAGCCGGATGCCGGACGCCTCCGGGTGACCGGGCACCTGCTGCCCGGCCGCGCGGCCTGGGTGCGCAGGCACGTCGGATGCGTGATCGTCGACGACGCGGCATCCGCTCCTCATGAGCTCGCCGCGGCGCTGCGCGGCGGCACCGACCTCGTCGTGATCGACGGCGTCGACCGGCTCTCGGGCGCGGACCGCGACCAGGTCGCCGCCGCCCTGCGCGACTCCGACGCGGCCGTGTTCGCCACCGCCGCCGATCCTTACGCCGCGAAGGCACTGCTGTCCGATGCCGGCCGCGCCGAGGCATCCGTCCTCGACCTGCGCGAGCCCGCGACCCGTACGGCATCCGACTCCCCCACCGAGACCACCGAGGTGACCGCATGA
- a CDS encoding DUF2277 family protein produces the protein MCRDIIALTSFEPTATDEECHDAALQIVRKIAGISDRRASTRSLRPRRPGDHAGNPPGAR, from the coding sequence GTGTGCCGCGACATCATCGCGCTGACCAGCTTCGAGCCAACCGCCACCGACGAAGAGTGCCACGACGCCGCGCTGCAGATCGTGCGCAAGATCGCCGGAATATCAGACCGTCGCGCGTCGACCAGGAGTCTTCGACCACGCCGTCCAGGAGATCACGCAGGCAACCCGCCGGGTGCTCGATAG
- a CDS encoding YhgE/Pip domain-containing protein, which translates to MTLIERARSRRPITWLTIIGVLLLPVVIGGLLVAALQNPTQSLDRMTAAIVNLDEPVTIDGQYTPLGRELSSGLVEGSDDMDSNLTWVISNEDDAAEGLGDGTYQAVVTIPKNFSRNATSGGQAIADGGGSAQQAQIQVTTPQDARVADDLITSQIANVAATSMGSMLSEATLGNVLIGFGTIGDQLSEAADGADQLASGAKDAAKGAAALPAGAQGLADGANQLSSGASQLGDGAGELAAGASQLGSGLDTIAGKTREVGAGATKLGAGLTSGAAALEKSGLVPDDLTKAANGSAQASAGVADGVTKLSAGMDELLGYCAGRMETDPVCIGLTQMKDGMPELIDGANLSSQAAAGTAAGLGQFDAQATKKLSTQLSTAGSGATALASGLGQLAGGIDQSADGARGLSTGASKIATGNDGIATGAAQLGDGATQLADGATELGSGLDKLAGGTGDLADGLHTASSSLPSFSEKESTSLASVVTNPVKADVANSSLFGATAIPLLVAIVLWFGSLASYVVMRAMPERVLTSRRSSMALALRGFWPAALIGAAQGVLVSLIVQIVADYDAATWWSFAGIAVLAGIAFAAVNQALVAVFGGIGRWVGVLVGVLAVATGLISTVPGWLASLGAAMPTAPALSGLIDASGAAAAGLVVWAVLSLLATTLSVALRRTTSAKAVLATA; encoded by the coding sequence ATGACCCTCATCGAACGCGCCCGCTCCCGCCGGCCGATCACCTGGCTGACGATCATCGGCGTGCTGCTGCTGCCCGTCGTGATCGGCGGCCTGCTCGTCGCGGCACTGCAGAACCCGACGCAGAGCCTCGATCGCATGACTGCGGCGATCGTCAACCTCGACGAGCCGGTCACGATCGACGGCCAGTACACCCCGCTCGGCCGCGAGCTGTCGTCCGGACTGGTCGAGGGGTCGGACGACATGGACTCCAACCTCACCTGGGTCATCTCGAACGAGGACGACGCGGCGGAGGGACTCGGCGACGGCACCTACCAGGCGGTCGTGACGATCCCGAAGAACTTCTCGAGGAACGCGACCTCGGGCGGCCAGGCGATCGCCGACGGCGGCGGCTCCGCGCAGCAGGCGCAGATCCAGGTGACCACCCCGCAGGACGCCCGCGTCGCCGACGACCTCATCACCAGCCAGATCGCCAACGTCGCGGCCACCTCGATGGGGTCGATGCTCTCCGAGGCGACCCTCGGCAACGTGCTGATCGGCTTCGGCACGATCGGCGACCAGCTGAGCGAGGCCGCGGACGGCGCCGACCAGCTCGCCTCCGGGGCGAAGGACGCCGCGAAGGGTGCCGCCGCGCTGCCGGCCGGTGCGCAGGGACTCGCAGACGGTGCGAACCAGCTGAGCTCGGGAGCCTCCCAGCTCGGCGACGGCGCGGGTGAGCTCGCCGCCGGCGCCAGCCAGCTGGGCAGCGGCCTGGACACGATCGCGGGCAAGACCCGTGAGGTCGGAGCCGGTGCGACGAAGCTCGGTGCCGGGCTGACGAGTGGTGCGGCGGCGCTGGAGAAGAGCGGACTCGTTCCCGACGATCTCACGAAGGCGGCGAACGGCAGCGCTCAGGCCAGTGCGGGCGTGGCTGACGGAGTGACGAAGCTCTCGGCAGGGATGGACGAGCTGCTCGGCTACTGCGCGGGACGCATGGAGACCGACCCGGTGTGCATCGGCCTGACCCAGATGAAAGATGGGATGCCCGAGCTCATCGACGGCGCGAACCTCTCGAGCCAGGCTGCCGCCGGCACCGCTGCGGGCCTCGGCCAGTTCGACGCCCAGGCCACGAAGAAGCTGTCGACCCAGCTGAGCACGGCCGGCAGCGGCGCGACCGCCCTCGCATCCGGCCTCGGCCAGCTCGCCGGCGGCATCGACCAGTCCGCCGACGGCGCACGCGGTCTCTCCACCGGCGCCTCGAAGATCGCCACCGGCAACGACGGCATCGCCACCGGAGCTGCTCAGCTCGGCGACGGCGCGACCCAGCTCGCCGACGGCGCCACCGAGCTCGGCTCCGGCCTGGACAAGCTCGCCGGCGGCACCGGCGACCTCGCCGACGGTCTGCACACCGCCTCGTCGTCGCTGCCGTCGTTCAGCGAGAAGGAGTCGACCTCGCTCGCCTCAGTCGTCACGAACCCGGTGAAGGCGGATGTCGCGAACTCGAGCCTGTTCGGTGCCACCGCCATCCCGCTGCTGGTCGCGATCGTGCTGTGGTTCGGCTCGCTGGCCTCGTACGTCGTGATGCGCGCGATGCCCGAGCGGGTGCTCACGTCACGGCGTTCGTCGATGGCGCTGGCGCTGCGCGGCTTCTGGCCCGCGGCGCTCATCGGAGCGGCGCAGGGTGTGCTGGTCTCGCTGATCGTGCAGATCGTCGCCGACTACGACGCCGCGACCTGGTGGTCGTTCGCCGGCATCGCCGTGCTCGCCGGCATCGCGTTCGCCGCCGTGAACCAGGCGCTGGTCGCGGTGTTCGGAGGCATCGGCCGCTGGGTGGGTGTGCTCGTGGGCGTGCTCGCCGTGGCCACCGGTCTGATCTCCACGGTGCCCGGCTGGCTGGCATCCCTCGGTGCGGCCATGCCCACCGCGCCGGCGCTGAGCGGGCTGATCGACGCGAGCGGAGCCGCCGCGGCCGGCCTCGTCGTCTGGGCCGTGCTGTCGCTGCTCGCGACGACGCTCTCGGTCGCGCTCCGCCGCACGACCTCTGCGAAGGCCGTGCTCGCCACGGCCTGA
- a CDS encoding TetR/AcrR family transcriptional regulator, translating to MTTIATRSRENTRARLLEAAAQVFAEVGLEGATVEAVCDRAGFTRGAFYSNFASMDELFLTLAGSVGEARVNAVRTRVEEMAADGALAEGCDPVGLVREVMDSGGDDRLGVMLMSEIRIRALRDEVFGAAYLAQEGEMVASIAQIIADIASAGLLRLRLPAEVAARMLMIVWEGMSVRGAMEGQDAAQLRRAGSEELGRLVQLLIEE from the coding sequence GTGACGACGATCGCGACGCGAAGCCGCGAGAACACGCGCGCCCGGCTGCTCGAGGCGGCGGCGCAGGTGTTCGCGGAGGTCGGCCTCGAAGGCGCGACCGTCGAGGCGGTGTGCGACCGCGCGGGGTTCACCCGGGGCGCCTTCTACTCGAACTTCGCCTCCATGGACGAGCTCTTCCTGACCCTGGCCGGCTCCGTCGGCGAGGCGAGGGTGAACGCGGTGCGTACCCGCGTCGAGGAAATGGCCGCCGACGGAGCGCTCGCCGAGGGGTGTGATCCGGTCGGCCTGGTGCGCGAGGTCATGGACTCAGGTGGCGACGACCGCCTCGGCGTGATGTTGATGAGCGAGATCCGCATCCGGGCACTCCGCGACGAGGTATTCGGCGCGGCCTACCTGGCGCAGGAGGGTGAGATGGTCGCCAGCATCGCTCAGATCATCGCCGACATCGCCTCGGCCGGTCTGCTGCGACTGCGTCTTCCCGCCGAGGTGGCCGCTCGCATGCTCATGATCGTCTGGGAAGGGATGTCCGTGCGTGGCGCGATGGAGGGTCAGGATGCCGCGCAGCTACGCCGTGCTGGGAGCGAGGAACTCGGCCGGCTCGTCCAGCTGCTCATCGAGGAGTAG
- a CDS encoding MgtC/SapB family protein codes for MESIWLLQLQVLPEIAVALVLSMAIGLERQLRSKNAGVRTHSLVGVGSCLFMLVSKYGFVDVLGVDAVSVDPTRVAAQIVSGVGFLGAGLIVFRSDAVRGLTTAASIWLVAAVGMAAGGRLFIIAAVVVGCHYLIIAVGPRLNRLRRRSEAVLYVEYPDGLGVLRAVIKVVTDHRFQVSQLSTDKDPRGSGEVRVMLNAEGRGDAGALVDAVGAIDGVRSVGWAHDEEYE; via the coding sequence ATGGAGAGCATTTGGCTGCTTCAGTTGCAGGTGCTGCCGGAGATCGCTGTGGCGCTGGTGCTCTCCATGGCGATCGGACTCGAGCGTCAGCTCCGCTCGAAGAACGCCGGTGTTCGGACCCACTCCCTCGTGGGCGTGGGGTCCTGCCTGTTCATGCTCGTGTCGAAGTACGGCTTCGTCGACGTGTTGGGGGTCGACGCTGTGAGCGTCGACCCGACCCGAGTGGCGGCCCAGATCGTGTCTGGGGTCGGCTTCCTCGGCGCGGGTCTGATCGTCTTCCGTTCGGACGCCGTGCGCGGGCTCACCACGGCGGCCTCGATCTGGCTCGTCGCGGCGGTCGGCATGGCCGCCGGAGGGCGCCTCTTCATCATCGCAGCGGTCGTCGTCGGCTGCCACTACCTCATCATCGCCGTCGGCCCGAGGCTGAACAGACTGCGCCGACGGTCAGAAGCCGTCCTCTACGTAGAGTATCCCGACGGCCTCGGCGTGCTCCGCGCGGTGATCAAGGTGGTCACGGACCACCGCTTCCAGGTCTCTCAGCTGAGCACCGACAAGGATCCGCGCGGATCGGGCGAGGTCAGGGTCATGCTCAATGCAGAGGGCAGAGGCGATGCGGGGGCGCTGGTCGACGCGGTCGGGGCCATCGACGGCGTGCGTTCGGTCGGGTGGGCCCACGACGAGGAGTACGAATGA
- a CDS encoding FAD-dependent oxidoreductase, translated as MDKMPLQEESSVLVTERSREIPVADRYDVIVCGGGPSGVIAAVAAARTGARTLLIERYGFVGGMSTSALVTPISEFRINGKQHIGGIPFELLRNAAALGGADIERDSGNYPVNDEVLKLAAQRLLLDSGVSLLYHSWFSGCIMDGDRVSHVVVQNKAGRVAYAADAFVDCTGDADLVRAAGFPTAKGTVLQPATLWFQLAGVDTDMLQEIFGDAVGGILPVSDTIRDRLHELNAQGEIPIFGGPWISRFFHDGMVSINVLREPTDASDPEWFTRTECSLRENMHQMIDVLRSNFPEFKDSWLMKSGIQTGVRETYHIVGLYKLTKDDVIVPKAFPDTVAKGAHVIDIHDSDGTGQSDFTVPKQEYNIPLRALVPRGSRNLVTAGRCISADGPGFGSVRTMATCMAMGQGAGIAAALHVQRGHSMSQMDVAALRETLIAQGAIVDFDNCANDDAEPPMPEVEMSEA; from the coding sequence ATGGACAAGATGCCGCTGCAGGAGGAGAGCTCGGTGCTCGTGACGGAGCGGAGCAGGGAGATACCTGTCGCCGACCGCTATGATGTGATCGTCTGCGGCGGAGGTCCGTCCGGCGTGATCGCGGCCGTCGCTGCGGCACGCACCGGCGCGCGCACCCTCTTGATCGAGCGCTACGGCTTCGTCGGCGGCATGTCCACGAGCGCCCTGGTGACGCCGATCAGCGAGTTCCGCATCAACGGGAAGCAGCACATCGGCGGCATCCCGTTCGAGCTCCTCCGCAACGCTGCAGCGCTCGGTGGCGCCGATATCGAGCGCGACAGCGGAAACTATCCTGTCAACGACGAGGTGCTCAAGCTCGCGGCTCAGCGGCTGCTCCTCGACAGCGGAGTCTCGCTCCTCTACCACTCCTGGTTCTCCGGGTGCATCATGGACGGCGACCGCGTATCGCATGTCGTCGTGCAGAACAAGGCCGGACGCGTGGCCTACGCCGCCGACGCGTTCGTCGACTGCACGGGGGATGCCGACCTGGTGCGCGCTGCGGGTTTCCCGACAGCCAAAGGCACTGTCCTGCAACCGGCGACGCTGTGGTTCCAGCTCGCCGGCGTGGACACCGACATGTTGCAAGAGATCTTCGGGGATGCCGTGGGCGGCATCCTTCCCGTATCCGACACGATCCGGGACCGCCTTCATGAGCTGAACGCCCAAGGGGAGATCCCGATCTTCGGCGGACCATGGATCAGCAGGTTCTTCCACGACGGCATGGTGAGCATCAACGTGCTCCGCGAGCCCACCGACGCCAGCGATCCCGAGTGGTTCACACGCACCGAGTGCAGCCTTCGCGAGAACATGCATCAGATGATCGACGTACTGCGTTCCAACTTCCCCGAGTTCAAAGACAGCTGGCTGATGAAGTCCGGCATCCAGACCGGCGTGCGCGAGACCTACCACATCGTGGGTCTCTACAAACTCACAAAGGACGACGTCATCGTCCCGAAGGCGTTCCCCGACACCGTCGCCAAGGGCGCCCACGTCATCGACATCCATGACTCGGACGGCACCGGGCAGAGCGATTTCACCGTGCCGAAGCAGGAGTACAACATCCCGCTGCGAGCACTCGTGCCCCGTGGCAGCCGCAACCTCGTCACCGCAGGACGATGCATCAGCGCCGATGGCCCCGGGTTCGGCTCCGTCCGGACTATGGCGACATGCATGGCGATGGGCCAGGGAGCGGGGATCGCGGCGGCATTGCACGTGCAACGTGGACATAGCATGTCGCAGATGGACGTCGCCGCGCTGCGCGAAACGTTGATCGCCCAGGGCGCCATCGTCGACTTCGACAACTGCGCGAACGACGACGCTGAGCCGCCCATGCCGGAAGTGGAGATGAGCGAGGCATGA
- a CDS encoding LacI family DNA-binding transcriptional regulator encodes MTKKARLAEVAKLAGVSPGLVSRLLNEDPTLKVRDDTRSRVMSAIEMLQYTPDASARALRSSQTGLLGFALYHVTDPIYAQMVDSAQSAAADAGYSLMLLNAGELAAHPTVFRRLVHGRRVDGLLVQGGYSDDVSALQDARAVPSVLFNADALPGFRTVRLDDVAAARLATTHLIELGHASVAFVGAEGSSSDRRYQGYVTAMTDAGLAPHPPIVGGWDASPARAVTERYLASGGTASAFVVVSTTSALGVHAGVLASGLTIPGDISIVSIHDTWFAPHLSPGLTVAATPLGDLGRLAVEVLVAQIGSPQEGEVVLREPSPELIRRASSSRPRSAR; translated from the coding sequence ATGACGAAGAAAGCGCGCCTCGCGGAGGTGGCGAAGCTCGCGGGCGTCTCGCCCGGGCTCGTCTCTCGACTTCTCAACGAAGACCCAACGCTCAAGGTGCGTGACGACACACGCAGCAGGGTGATGTCGGCCATCGAGATGCTGCAGTACACCCCCGACGCGTCGGCGCGGGCTCTGCGGAGTTCGCAGACCGGGCTCCTGGGGTTCGCTCTGTACCACGTCACCGACCCGATCTACGCTCAGATGGTCGACAGCGCTCAGTCGGCCGCGGCCGATGCCGGATACTCGCTGATGCTGCTCAACGCGGGCGAGCTCGCCGCACATCCGACTGTTTTCCGCCGCCTCGTGCACGGCCGCCGGGTGGATGGGCTGCTGGTTCAGGGGGGTTACTCCGATGACGTCTCCGCGCTGCAGGATGCCCGAGCGGTGCCATCGGTGCTGTTCAACGCGGACGCGCTGCCCGGTTTCCGAACGGTGCGCCTCGACGACGTCGCCGCCGCCCGGCTCGCGACGACGCATCTGATCGAGCTCGGACATGCGAGCGTCGCGTTCGTCGGCGCGGAGGGCAGCTCTTCCGACCGGCGCTACCAGGGGTATGTGACCGCGATGACCGACGCCGGTCTCGCGCCGCACCCACCGATCGTCGGCGGATGGGATGCCTCGCCCGCCCGCGCGGTCACTGAGCGCTATCTTGCCAGCGGGGGCACGGCGAGCGCTTTCGTTGTGGTCTCGACCACAAGTGCGCTCGGCGTGCACGCCGGCGTACTCGCGAGCGGATTGACGATACCGGGCGACATCTCGATCGTCAGCATCCATGACACCTGGTTCGCACCCCACCTGAGCCCGGGGCTCACCGTCGCCGCGACGCCCCTGGGCGATCTCGGCCGGCTCGCTGTCGAAGTGCTCGTCGCGCAGATCGGCTCTCCGCAGGAGGGCGAGGTCGTCCTCCGGGAACCGTCGCCAGAGCTCATCCGACGAGCCTCGAGCTCGCGCCCGCGAAGCGCGCGCTGA
- a CDS encoding leucyl aminopeptidase family protein produces MTRSPNKLIPADFATVPGLDALDAAEVRAGTAEEGVEAIGFGVHADGDVPGALGFSREALEAAGFDAKAGATLVLPRADAPDLVAVGLGAAADVTPAVLRDAAAAFVRAASRHARLALQVDLGDADRASALTALAEGALLARYRYTVLIADSKHVPLASLTLDAGAGDAAADAAAVAAASVTARAAIVARDLANTPPGHLTATDMAEIAATLGERFGFEVQSYDKEALIELGCGGLLGVNQGSVEEPRMVVLHYKPSGEATGRLGLIGKGIMYDSGGISLKPSDPMHLLMKMDMGGAAAVLGAFTALRDAGATAEVFGWLMCTDNMPSGTAYKLGDVLTARGGTTIEVKNTDAEGRLAMSDAFALANEQQVDAIVDIATLTGAALVSLGGHVAALFGNDDRMVGLLREASSSTDEQAWHMPLERKYRAQLDSNVADISNLGGPYGGAITAALFLDHFTGGTPWAHLDIAGTMQVEKDDSWRTQGATGFGGRLLLDLARGFTAPA; encoded by the coding sequence ATGACGCGCAGTCCGAACAAGCTCATTCCCGCCGATTTCGCGACCGTGCCGGGGCTGGACGCCCTGGACGCCGCCGAGGTGCGGGCGGGTACGGCCGAGGAGGGCGTCGAGGCGATCGGCTTCGGCGTGCATGCCGACGGCGACGTACCGGGCGCACTCGGCTTCAGTCGCGAGGCGCTGGAGGCGGCCGGGTTCGATGCGAAGGCCGGTGCCACCCTGGTGCTGCCGCGGGCGGACGCGCCCGACCTTGTGGCGGTCGGCCTCGGCGCCGCGGCCGATGTGACGCCGGCGGTGCTGCGCGACGCGGCGGCGGCGTTCGTGCGGGCGGCGTCGCGGCACGCACGCCTCGCACTGCAGGTCGACCTCGGCGACGCGGATCGGGCATCCGCCCTGACCGCTCTCGCCGAGGGCGCGCTGCTCGCCCGCTACCGCTACACGGTGCTGATCGCCGACTCCAAGCACGTGCCTCTGGCGTCGCTGACTCTGGATGCCGGTGCGGGCGATGCCGCGGCGGATGCTGCCGCCGTCGCCGCGGCATCCGTCACGGCGCGTGCCGCGATCGTGGCGCGCGATCTGGCGAACACGCCACCCGGGCACCTCACGGCGACCGACATGGCCGAGATCGCGGCGACGCTGGGGGAGCGATTCGGGTTCGAGGTGCAGTCGTACGACAAGGAGGCGCTCATCGAGCTCGGCTGCGGCGGACTGCTCGGCGTGAACCAGGGCTCCGTCGAGGAGCCGCGCATGGTCGTGCTGCACTACAAGCCGTCGGGTGAGGCGACGGGGAGGCTGGGTCTGATCGGCAAGGGCATCATGTACGACTCGGGCGGAATCAGCCTGAAGCCCAGCGATCCGATGCACCTGCTGATGAAGATGGACATGGGCGGCGCGGCGGCGGTGCTGGGCGCGTTCACCGCGCTGCGCGACGCGGGCGCGACGGCCGAGGTGTTCGGCTGGCTGATGTGCACCGACAACATGCCGTCGGGCACCGCCTACAAGCTCGGCGACGTGCTCACCGCTCGCGGCGGGACGACCATCGAGGTGAAGAACACCGACGCCGAGGGGCGGCTCGCGATGAGCGACGCCTTCGCGCTCGCCAACGAGCAGCAGGTCGATGCGATCGTCGACATCGCGACCCTGACGGGTGCGGCGCTGGTCTCGCTCGGCGGGCACGTCGCGGCGCTGTTCGGCAACGACGACCGGATGGTCGGGCTGCTGCGCGAGGCGTCGTCGTCGACCGACGAGCAGGCGTGGCACATGCCGCTGGAGCGCAAGTACCGGGCGCAGCTGGACAGCAACGTCGCCGACATCTCCAACCTCGGCGGCCCCTACGGCGGCGCGATCACGGCGGCGCTGTTCCTCGATCACTTCACCGGCGGCACTCCGTGGGCGCACCTCGACATCGCCGGCACGATGCAGGTGGAGAAGGACGATTCCTGGCGCACGCAGGGCGCGACGGGCTTCGGCGGCCGCCTGCTGCTCGACCTGGCGAGGGGCTTCACCGCGCCGGCCTGA